One Streptosporangium sp. NBC_01495 DNA window includes the following coding sequences:
- a CDS encoding helix-turn-helix transcriptional regulator, with protein sequence MLETSARLLRLLSLLQTPRDWPGAELAERLGVSPRTIRRDIDRLRELGYVVHATAGTPGYRLGAGAGLPPLLLDDDEAVAVAIGLGTAAVSSVAGIQETSVRALAKLEQVLPPRLRQRVGDLRSVTVPLVGPAAAVDPAVLTAIAAAVRGRESLRFDYRSHDGTEDLRTAEPYRLVNSGRRWYLLAWDTGRDDWRTFRVDRLRLRTPNGPRFTPREPPGADLVLYISERISVDPYRYRGRFTVHAPADVIAARMPPTMAVVEPAGDGVCVLSTGSNSLDELAMWVAQLGVPFEVHEPPELIRHIRALGTRLVDAARHHAPT encoded by the coding sequence ATGCTGGAGACATCGGCGCGGCTGCTGCGGCTGCTGTCGCTACTGCAGACCCCCAGGGACTGGCCGGGCGCCGAGCTGGCCGAACGGCTCGGCGTCTCGCCCCGCACGATCCGCCGCGACATCGACCGGCTGCGTGAACTCGGATACGTCGTGCACGCCACCGCGGGCACACCCGGCTACCGGCTCGGCGCCGGCGCCGGACTCCCGCCGCTGCTGCTCGACGACGACGAGGCGGTCGCGGTCGCCATCGGGCTCGGCACCGCCGCCGTCTCCAGCGTGGCGGGCATCCAGGAGACCTCGGTCCGCGCTCTCGCCAAGCTCGAGCAGGTCCTCCCGCCCCGGCTCCGGCAGCGTGTCGGCGACCTGCGGTCGGTCACGGTCCCGCTGGTGGGCCCGGCCGCGGCCGTGGACCCGGCCGTGCTCACCGCGATCGCCGCGGCCGTCCGGGGCAGGGAGAGCCTGCGGTTCGACTACCGCTCCCACGACGGCACCGAGGATCTCCGCACCGCCGAGCCGTACCGGCTGGTGAACTCGGGCCGCCGCTGGTACCTGCTGGCGTGGGACACCGGCCGGGACGACTGGCGCACGTTCCGCGTCGACCGGCTGCGCCTGCGCACCCCGAACGGGCCGCGCTTCACGCCCCGCGAGCCGCCCGGCGCCGACCTCGTCCTCTACATCTCGGAACGGATCTCCGTCGACCCGTACCGCTACCGCGGCCGGTTCACGGTGCACGCCCCGGCCGATGTCATCGCCGCCCGGATGCCGCCGACGATGGCGGTGGTCGAGCCGGCCGGCGACGGCGTGTGCGTCCTCAGCACCGGGTCGAACTCCCTCGACGAGCTGGCCATGTGGGTCGCGCAGCTCGGCGTCCCGTTCGAGGTGCACGAACCGCCCGAACTCATCCGGCACATCCGCGCGCTCGGCACCCGCCTCGTCGACGCGGCCCGGCATCACGCGCCCACCTGA
- a CDS encoding shikimate kinase has translation MSPRAVLIGPPGSGKSTVGQLLAERLGAAFRDTDADVERTAGKPVSDVFIEDGEEVFRELEADAVRRALAEHDGVLSLGGGAILAEATRELLAGQPVVYLEVGLSNAVQRVGLASARPLLVMNPRSQLKKLMDARRPVYEGLATIVVATDEREPGQIVDEIVEGLKP, from the coding sequence ATGAGTCCCCGAGCAGTGCTGATCGGCCCCCCGGGATCGGGCAAGTCGACCGTCGGGCAGCTCCTGGCCGAGCGGCTCGGGGCCGCCTTCCGCGACACCGACGCCGACGTGGAGCGCACGGCGGGCAAGCCGGTGAGTGATGTCTTCATCGAGGACGGCGAGGAGGTCTTCCGCGAGCTGGAGGCCGACGCCGTACGGCGGGCGCTGGCCGAGCACGACGGCGTGCTCTCCCTCGGCGGCGGCGCGATCCTCGCCGAGGCCACCCGCGAGCTGCTGGCCGGACAGCCGGTGGTCTACCTGGAGGTCGGCCTCTCCAACGCCGTCCAGCGGGTGGGCCTGGCCTCGGCGCGCCCGCTGCTCGTGATGAACCCGCGCAGCCAGCTGAAGAAGCTGATGGACGCCCGGCGTCCCGTCTACGAGGGGCTCGCCACGATCGTCGTGGCGACCGACGAGCGCGAGCCCGGCCAGATCGTCGACGAGATCGTGGAGGGCCTGAAGCCGTGA
- a CDS encoding epoxide hydrolase family protein has translation MNEDTRIHPFRIDIPQAQLDDLHGRLAATRWPDELPGVGWSYGVPVGYAKKLAEYWRTGFDWRAAEALLNTFPQFTTRIDGQNIHFLHVRSPEPDALPLIVTHGWPGSVAEFLKVIGPLTDPAAHGGDRSDAFHVIAPSIPGFGFSGPTTETGWDLERVARAWAELMDLLGYRRYGAQGGDSGSIISPMLGRTAPRNVAGVHVNGALGFPTGDPAEFEGLTNAELARLGQYQDQDQSGYAIIQATRPQTLAFGLHDSPAAQLAWIVEKFKEWTDPARELPEDAVDVDQLLTDVSIYWFTGTGASSARLYKESQKGWGAVAEYSALPHGVAVFPGDAGVRRIAEREHEVVHWSEFDRGGHFAAMEAPDLLVEDIRAFFRLLR, from the coding sequence ATGAACGAAGACACGCGAATCCATCCTTTCCGGATCGATATTCCGCAGGCGCAGCTGGACGACCTGCACGGTCGGCTGGCGGCGACCCGCTGGCCGGACGAACTGCCCGGTGTGGGCTGGTCCTACGGGGTTCCCGTCGGCTACGCGAAGAAACTGGCCGAGTATTGGCGCACCGGTTTCGACTGGCGTGCCGCCGAGGCGCTGCTGAACACCTTTCCGCAGTTCACGACCCGGATCGACGGGCAGAACATCCACTTCCTGCACGTCCGCTCGCCCGAACCCGACGCGCTGCCGCTGATCGTCACGCACGGCTGGCCGGGTTCGGTCGCCGAGTTCCTGAAGGTCATCGGCCCGCTCACCGACCCGGCGGCGCACGGCGGCGACCGGTCCGACGCGTTCCACGTCATCGCCCCGTCGATCCCCGGGTTCGGCTTCTCCGGCCCCACCACCGAGACCGGCTGGGACCTGGAGCGGGTCGCGCGGGCGTGGGCGGAGCTGATGGACCTGCTCGGCTACCGGCGATACGGCGCGCAGGGCGGCGACAGCGGCTCGATCATCTCGCCGATGCTCGGCCGCACCGCGCCCCGGAATGTCGCCGGCGTGCACGTCAACGGCGCGCTCGGGTTCCCGACCGGAGACCCGGCCGAGTTCGAGGGGCTCACCAACGCGGAGCTCGCCCGCCTCGGCCAGTACCAGGACCAGGACCAGTCCGGTTACGCGATCATCCAGGCGACCCGGCCGCAGACCCTCGCGTTCGGGCTGCACGACTCGCCCGCGGCTCAGCTGGCGTGGATCGTGGAGAAGTTCAAGGAGTGGACCGACCCGGCCCGCGAGCTGCCCGAGGACGCGGTGGACGTCGACCAGCTGCTCACCGACGTGAGCATCTACTGGTTCACCGGGACCGGCGCCTCGTCCGCACGCCTCTACAAGGAAAGCCAGAAGGGCTGGGGAGCGGTGGCCGAGTACTCGGCGCTGCCGCACGGCGTCGCCGTCTTCCCCGGCGACGCCGGAGTCCGGCGGATCGCCGAGCGCGAACACGAGGTCGTGCACTGGTCGGAGTTCGACCGCGGCGGCCACTTCGCCGCGATGGAGGCACCCGACCTGCTCGTCGAAGACATCCGGGCCTTCTTCCGCCTCCTGCGGTGA
- a CDS encoding SseB family protein: MPSIPQPLVPGDDGAADVAVTSALAAFAAGEAQAGEVVAALSGARLFVPVVALLKESEIGEHGLRQEKESEMALPKLVGADGREAVPAFTGMESLRRWRPDARPIQATILQVCQAAVHEGTAAVVVDVAGPVPFVIEGGLLRALAAVESGTLDRLGAEAPGVTVARMEEIAEPPRRRRFGWPPRGRG; this comes from the coding sequence GTGCCGAGCATTCCGCAGCCCCTGGTCCCCGGCGACGACGGTGCCGCCGACGTCGCCGTGACATCCGCGCTCGCGGCCTTCGCCGCGGGGGAGGCGCAGGCCGGTGAGGTCGTCGCCGCGCTGAGCGGGGCCCGGCTGTTCGTGCCGGTGGTCGCCCTGCTCAAGGAGTCGGAGATCGGCGAGCACGGGCTGCGGCAGGAGAAGGAGAGCGAGATGGCTCTCCCCAAGCTCGTCGGCGCGGACGGCCGCGAGGCGGTGCCCGCCTTCACCGGGATGGAATCGCTGCGGCGGTGGCGCCCCGACGCCAGGCCCATCCAGGCCACGATCCTTCAGGTCTGCCAGGCCGCGGTGCACGAGGGCACCGCGGCGGTGGTGGTCGACGTCGCGGGCCCGGTGCCCTTCGTGATCGAGGGCGGTCTCCTGCGGGCGCTCGCCGCGGTCGAGTCGGGCACCCTCGACCGGCTGGGAGCCGAGGCGCCCGGCGTCACCGTGGCGCGGATGGAAGAGATCGCCGAGCCCCCCAGGCGTCGGCGGTTCGGTTGGCCGCCGCGTGGACGAGGTTGA
- a CDS encoding helix-turn-helix transcriptional regulator gives MRESSLRRLLSALRECEQAAPGEDLFPRMLSALSAVVDTDVIAYKTLDLRAGQVEQHPWPPVALPADLVRNFTRLFAEHPFLSPLGWPGGHDGPLRLSDLVTRRQWHSLDLYHEFYRPLGIEYQMMGVLGIQHGVLTGIGLNRVDGDFTDTDLQLLEVASPHLSALLRAARATAWLESALAALDALDDTAHGVLLLGPHATAMAANRIARVLLAAHFPRHTRDGGPLPEEIAAWLAAHRRTPDPGEPPVPDYVAEHDGRSLTIRLVPYRSHGALLLTESTPRLSVRESDVLRLVAGGRTSEGIARTLEISPRTVEKHLANIYAKLGVTNRTEAAMRVFGRNP, from the coding sequence ATGCGTGAGTCCAGTCTCAGACGGCTCCTGAGCGCGCTTCGCGAGTGCGAGCAGGCGGCCCCGGGCGAAGATCTGTTCCCCCGGATGCTGTCGGCGCTGTCCGCGGTGGTGGACACCGACGTCATCGCCTACAAAACCCTGGATCTGCGTGCCGGCCAGGTCGAGCAGCATCCCTGGCCCCCCGTCGCCCTCCCCGCGGACCTGGTGCGCAACTTCACCCGGTTGTTCGCCGAGCATCCGTTCCTCAGTCCCCTGGGGTGGCCCGGCGGCCATGACGGCCCGCTCCGGCTCAGCGACCTGGTCACCCGCCGTCAGTGGCACAGCCTGGACCTCTACCACGAGTTCTATCGCCCGCTGGGTATCGAGTACCAGATGATGGGTGTCCTGGGCATACAGCACGGCGTGCTCACCGGCATCGGTCTCAACCGCGTCGACGGCGACTTCACCGACACCGACCTGCAACTCCTGGAAGTGGCCTCTCCCCACCTGTCGGCCCTTCTGCGGGCCGCGCGCGCCACGGCGTGGCTGGAGTCGGCGCTGGCCGCCCTCGACGCCCTCGACGACACCGCCCACGGCGTGCTCCTCCTCGGGCCGCACGCGACGGCCATGGCCGCCAACCGCATCGCCCGCGTTCTCCTGGCCGCCCACTTCCCCAGGCACACCCGCGACGGCGGCCCTCTTCCCGAGGAGATCGCCGCGTGGCTCGCGGCACACCGCCGGACACCCGACCCGGGCGAGCCACCCGTCCCGGACTACGTGGCCGAGCATGACGGCCGCAGCCTGACGATCCGCCTGGTCCCGTACCGCTCCCACGGCGCGCTGCTCCTGACCGAGTCCACTCCCCGGCTGTCCGTCCGCGAGTCCGACGTGTTGCGGCTCGTCGCCGGTGGACGCACCAGTGAGGGGATCGCCCGCACCCTGGAGATCAGCCCCCGCACCGTCGAGAAGCATCTGGCGAACATCTACGCCAAGCTCGGCGTCACCAACCGTACCGAGGCGGCCATGCGCGTCTTCGGCCGTAACCCGTAA
- the aroC gene encoding chorismate synthase: MLRWLTAGESHGPELVAILEGLPAGVEVTTAQLDEALRRRRLGYGRGARMKFEQDVVTIAGGVRHGRTLGSPVAIRVGNTEWPKWETVMAADPVDPAVLEGQARNAPRSRPRPGHADLAGMQKYGFDDARPVLDRASARETAARVALGQVARSFLKQALGVDIVSHVVSIGGAAATRGIVPGPGDLEAIDTDPVRCADPDGSAAMVAEIDKAHKDGDTLGGVVEVIAYGLPPGLGSYTHWDRRLDARLAAGLMGIQAIKGVGVGDGFETARRPGSLAHDEIENTADGVRRMTNRAGGVEGGMTNGEPLRVSAAMKPISTVPRALATIDVLTGEAAKAHHERSDVCAVPAAAIVAEAMVALILADAAIEKFGGDSVEEVARNLSGYLSSLVIK, from the coding sequence ATGTTGCGCTGGTTGACCGCCGGAGAGTCCCACGGCCCCGAGCTCGTCGCGATCCTGGAAGGACTGCCCGCCGGGGTGGAGGTGACCACGGCACAGCTGGACGAGGCGCTGCGCCGTCGCCGCCTCGGCTACGGGCGCGGGGCGCGGATGAAGTTCGAGCAGGACGTCGTGACCATCGCGGGCGGGGTCCGCCACGGCCGGACGCTCGGCAGCCCCGTCGCCATCCGGGTGGGCAACACCGAGTGGCCCAAGTGGGAGACGGTCATGGCCGCCGACCCCGTCGACCCGGCCGTGCTGGAGGGGCAGGCGCGCAACGCGCCGCGCTCCCGCCCCCGTCCCGGCCACGCCGACCTCGCCGGGATGCAGAAGTACGGCTTCGACGACGCCCGCCCGGTGCTCGACCGGGCCAGCGCCCGCGAGACCGCGGCCCGCGTCGCGCTCGGCCAGGTGGCGCGGAGCTTCCTCAAGCAGGCCCTCGGCGTCGACATCGTCAGCCACGTCGTCTCGATCGGCGGGGCCGCCGCCACCCGGGGCATCGTGCCCGGCCCCGGCGACCTGGAGGCGATCGACACCGACCCGGTGCGCTGCGCCGACCCCGACGGCAGCGCGGCCATGGTCGCCGAGATCGACAAGGCGCACAAGGACGGCGACACCCTCGGCGGTGTTGTCGAGGTGATCGCCTACGGCCTGCCGCCGGGCCTGGGCAGCTACACCCACTGGGACCGCCGCCTCGACGCCCGCCTCGCGGCCGGCCTGATGGGCATCCAGGCGATCAAGGGCGTCGGCGTCGGCGACGGGTTCGAGACGGCCCGCCGCCCCGGATCCCTGGCCCACGACGAGATCGAGAACACCGCCGACGGCGTACGCCGGATGACCAACCGGGCCGGTGGCGTCGAGGGCGGCATGACCAACGGCGAGCCGCTGCGCGTCAGCGCGGCGATGAAGCCGATCTCCACCGTCCCCCGGGCGCTGGCCACCATCGACGTGCTGACCGGCGAGGCCGCCAAGGCCCACCACGAGCGTTCCGACGTGTGCGCGGTCCCGGCCGCCGCGATCGTCGCCGAGGCGATGGTCGCGCTGATCCTGGCCGACGCCGCGATCGAGAAGTTCGGCGGCGACTCCGTCGAGGAGGTCGCCCGCAACCTGTCCGGATACCTTTCCTCGCTGGTGATCAAATGA
- a CDS encoding cation:proton antiporter, with translation MARIGLLIVVVGLGWLAADLGGVRNLEHSGAYVLFSSLLLAIGLYGSTHGIDRAEAREHSRLIVLAVTVGVLLKTAFIAGVVYLVSGDPRALIMAVVVAQIDPLSVAGVMRDGRLSNRAKTILGAWSSFDDPVTIILAVYAAALVSGSGGGGLSASYFADLGLNVLFAGAVYLLWRLIRNAPPVLTYVTAAGAVVSAAWTSLMLGLATAGLYLRLPDSRWLGRAVSAAFALSAFLMGLLLVGGTNMGMGVLLGLAAYAAQMVAALVLTHGLPMIDRVHLGLAQQNGVTAVILALVFERDFGGFVAVIAPAILTVNLVHAAANRTADAWGARRSLPSAPR, from the coding sequence GTGGCCCGAATCGGGCTCTTGATCGTCGTCGTCGGCCTCGGCTGGCTCGCCGCCGACCTGGGCGGCGTGCGCAATCTGGAACACTCGGGCGCGTACGTGCTGTTCAGCAGCCTGCTGCTCGCGATCGGCCTGTACGGAAGCACGCACGGGATCGACCGCGCCGAGGCCAGGGAGCACTCCCGGCTGATCGTGCTCGCGGTCACCGTCGGGGTGCTGCTCAAGACCGCGTTCATCGCCGGGGTCGTCTACCTCGTCTCCGGCGACCCCCGGGCGCTGATCATGGCGGTGGTGGTCGCCCAGATCGACCCGCTCTCGGTCGCCGGGGTGATGCGGGACGGTCGTCTCTCGAACCGGGCGAAGACGATCCTCGGGGCGTGGTCCTCCTTCGACGACCCGGTGACGATCATCCTGGCCGTCTACGCGGCGGCGCTGGTGAGCGGCTCGGGCGGGGGTGGCCTGTCGGCCTCGTACTTCGCCGACCTGGGGCTGAACGTGCTGTTCGCGGGCGCGGTCTATCTGCTGTGGCGGCTGATCAGGAACGCCCCGCCGGTGCTGACCTACGTGACGGCGGCCGGGGCGGTCGTGTCGGCCGCGTGGACCTCCCTCATGCTCGGCCTGGCGACGGCCGGGCTCTACCTGCGCCTGCCCGACTCGCGCTGGCTGGGCCGGGCGGTGAGCGCGGCGTTCGCGCTGTCGGCCTTCCTGATGGGCCTGTTGCTCGTCGGCGGGACGAACATGGGCATGGGCGTGCTGCTCGGGCTCGCCGCGTACGCCGCGCAGATGGTCGCCGCGCTGGTGCTCACCCACGGCCTGCCGATGATCGACCGGGTGCACCTGGGGCTGGCCCAGCAGAACGGGGTGACGGCGGTGATCCTCGCCCTGGTCTTCGAGCGCGACTTCGGCGGGTTCGTCGCCGTGATCGCCCCGGCGATCCTGACGGTCAACCTCGTCCACGCGGCGGCCAACCGAACCGCCGACGCCTGGGGGGCTCGGCGATCTCTTCCATCCGCGCCACGGTGA
- the aroQ gene encoding type II 3-dehydroquinate dehydratase: MRPVYVLNGPNLGRLGTREPDVYGAETFADLAALCRETGRELGLSVDVRQTDDEAEMLGWLHEAADGRVPVVLNPAAFTHYSYALRDAIAQRTAPLVEVHISNPAAREEFRHTSVVAAVATGTIAGFGLRSYVLALRAIAETTS; encoded by the coding sequence ATGAGACCCGTCTACGTGCTCAACGGCCCCAACCTGGGGCGGCTCGGCACCCGCGAACCCGATGTCTACGGTGCGGAGACCTTCGCCGACCTGGCCGCGCTCTGCCGGGAGACCGGCAGGGAGCTCGGCCTGTCGGTCGACGTCCGGCAGACCGACGACGAGGCCGAGATGCTGGGCTGGCTGCACGAGGCGGCCGACGGCAGGGTCCCCGTGGTGCTGAACCCGGCGGCGTTCACCCACTACTCCTACGCGCTGCGCGACGCCATCGCCCAGCGCACCGCGCCCCTGGTAGAGGTGCACATCAGCAACCCGGCCGCCCGCGAGGAGTTCCGGCACACCTCGGTGGTCGCCGCCGTGGCGACCGGCACCATCGCGGGCTTCGGCCTGAGGTCGTACGTGCTGGCTCTGCGCGCCATCGCCGAGACCACCTCCTGA
- a CDS encoding VOC family protein, translated as MTSQLVALCFDANDPLRLARFWTGVLGWEMADDPHDGIVLLPSDDTGFRIRCLPAREKKAGPNQMHFDLTSTSLEDQRQTVAKSLGLGARHIDIGQRPEEGHVVLADPEGNEFCVIGPDNDFLADCGFVGALACDGSQEVGYFWSEALGWPLVWDRDQETAIRSPHGGPKITWGGPPVAPKTGKNRLHFDVAPPAHGDRQAEVDRLVSLGATRIGIGRREAGQVVMADPDGNEFCVLTPDRPPDR; from the coding sequence ATGACCTCTCAGCTCGTCGCGCTCTGCTTCGACGCGAACGACCCGCTCCGCCTCGCGCGCTTCTGGACCGGAGTCCTGGGCTGGGAGATGGCCGACGACCCCCACGACGGCATCGTGCTCCTGCCGAGCGACGACACCGGGTTCCGGATCCGATGTCTTCCGGCCCGGGAAAAGAAAGCCGGCCCGAACCAGATGCACTTCGACCTGACGAGCACGTCCCTTGAGGACCAGCGGCAGACGGTGGCGAAGTCTCTCGGGCTCGGTGCGCGGCACATCGACATCGGGCAGCGCCCGGAGGAGGGCCATGTGGTGCTCGCCGACCCCGAGGGCAACGAGTTCTGCGTCATCGGGCCGGACAACGACTTCCTCGCCGACTGCGGATTCGTCGGCGCGCTCGCGTGCGACGGCTCGCAGGAGGTCGGATACTTCTGGAGCGAGGCGCTGGGCTGGCCGCTGGTCTGGGACCGGGACCAGGAGACCGCGATCCGCTCGCCGCACGGCGGTCCGAAGATCACGTGGGGCGGTCCGCCGGTGGCGCCGAAGACCGGGAAGAACAGGCTGCACTTCGACGTCGCCCCACCTGCGCACGGTGATCGGCAAGCGGAGGTCGACCGTCTCGTCTCCCTCGGGGCGACTCGAATCGGCATCGGCCGGCGCGAGGCCGGTCAGGTGGTGATGGCCGATCCCGACGGCAACGAGTTCTGTGTGCTGACCCCCGATAGGCCGCCGGACCGGTGA
- the aroB gene encoding 3-dehydroquinate synthase, producing MTISRIEVPGESPYDVVVGTGVLGELPGLLGAGVSTVAVIHPESLPEIARPVCGAIEAAGYEVVALPVPDAERAKTVEVAAELWSAFGRAGVTRSDAVVGVGGGATTDLAGFAAATWLRGVKVVQVPTTLLGMVDAAVGGKTGINTPEGKNLVGSFHPPAGVLCDLATLVSVPRDDYVGGLAEIIKGGFIADPRILELIEDDPDGARLPEGRHTRELIERKIQIKADVVGADLREGGLREILNYGHTLAHAIERVEEYRMRHGEAVAIGMVYAAELSRLDGRIGADVVERTRSILTSVGLPTAYRREAWPELRDHMRLDKKSRGAKLRFVLLDDLAKVSPLVDPPEELLEAAYHEVAR from the coding sequence GTGACGATCTCCAGGATCGAGGTCCCCGGCGAGAGCCCCTACGACGTGGTGGTCGGCACCGGGGTGCTCGGCGAGCTGCCCGGCCTGCTCGGCGCGGGGGTGAGCACCGTCGCCGTGATCCACCCGGAGAGCCTGCCGGAGATCGCCCGTCCCGTCTGCGGCGCGATCGAGGCGGCCGGGTACGAGGTCGTCGCGCTGCCGGTGCCCGACGCCGAGCGCGCCAAGACGGTCGAGGTGGCCGCGGAGCTGTGGTCCGCCTTCGGCCGCGCGGGCGTCACCCGCTCCGACGCCGTGGTCGGCGTCGGCGGGGGAGCCACCACCGACCTGGCGGGGTTCGCCGCCGCCACCTGGCTGCGCGGCGTCAAGGTCGTGCAGGTGCCGACCACCCTGCTCGGCATGGTCGACGCGGCGGTGGGCGGCAAGACCGGCATCAACACCCCCGAGGGCAAGAACCTGGTCGGGTCCTTCCACCCGCCCGCCGGGGTGCTGTGCGACCTGGCGACACTGGTCTCGGTGCCCCGCGACGACTACGTGGGCGGCCTGGCGGAGATCATCAAGGGCGGTTTCATCGCCGACCCCCGGATCCTCGAACTCATTGAGGACGACCCGGACGGTGCCAGGCTCCCCGAGGGGCGGCACACCCGCGAGCTGATCGAGCGGAAGATCCAGATCAAGGCCGACGTCGTCGGAGCCGACCTGCGCGAGGGCGGCCTGCGGGAGATCCTCAACTACGGCCACACGCTGGCGCACGCCATCGAGCGCGTCGAGGAGTACCGGATGCGCCACGGCGAGGCCGTCGCGATCGGCATGGTCTACGCGGCCGAGCTGTCCCGCCTGGACGGCAGGATCGGCGCCGACGTCGTGGAGCGGACCAGGTCCATCCTGACCTCGGTCGGGCTGCCCACCGCCTACCGCCGCGAGGCCTGGCCCGAGCTGCGCGACCACATGCGCCTCGACAAGAAGAGCCGCGGCGCCAAGCTGCGCTTCGTCCTGCTGGACGACCTGGCGAAGGTGTCCCCGCTGGTCGACCCGCCGGAGGAGCTCCTGGAGGCGGCCTACCACGAGGTCGCCCGGTGA
- a CDS encoding A24 family peptidase gives MNPPVPLLLLPALAALAGLAIGAGTRRVVARHSGAEGAEGERHGPPPVAGAVEAVTAVVLAVLALRALWPDVPAGTAAWPGARAAETTSLGRAGELLAFGWLAVVAVALSFVDAAVHRLPDRLTLAAYLGTAAPLAVSALADGRFGDLLGAGLGGLALAGFYLVLFLVNPAGMGLGDVKFAASLGAALGWLGWDTLVAGAFLGLLAGGLYGAALMVLRRAGRKSEIPFGPFMAVGALAAVLTAL, from the coding sequence ATGAACCCCCCGGTGCCCCTTCTGCTCCTCCCCGCGCTGGCGGCCCTGGCGGGTCTGGCGATCGGGGCCGGTACGCGGCGCGTGGTGGCCCGCCACTCGGGGGCCGAGGGGGCCGAGGGGGAGCGGCACGGCCCCCCGCCCGTGGCCGGGGCGGTGGAGGCGGTCACCGCGGTGGTGCTGGCCGTCCTCGCGCTGCGGGCGCTGTGGCCGGACGTACCGGCGGGGACGGCGGCGTGGCCGGGAGCGCGGGCGGCGGAGACCACGTCGCTCGGGAGGGCGGGGGAGCTGCTCGCCTTCGGCTGGCTGGCGGTGGTCGCCGTCGCCCTGTCCTTCGTCGACGCAGCCGTCCACCGGCTGCCCGACCGGCTCACCCTGGCCGCCTACCTGGGGACCGCCGCCCCGCTGGCCGTGTCGGCCCTCGCCGACGGCCGCTTCGGAGACCTGCTCGGCGCCGGGCTGGGCGGCCTCGCCCTGGCGGGCTTCTACCTGGTGCTGTTCCTGGTCAACCCGGCGGGCATGGGGCTGGGCGACGTCAAGTTCGCGGCGAGCCTGGGCGCCGCCCTCGGCTGGCTGGGCTGGGACACCCTGGTCGCCGGGGCCTTCCTCGGCCTCCTGGCCGGGGGGCTCTACGGGGCCGCCCTGATGGTGCTGCGCCGCGCGGGCCGCAAGAGCGAGATCCCCTTCGGCCCCTTCATGGCCGTCGGCGCCCTGGCCGCCGTCCTCACCGCCCTCTGA